One genomic segment of Desulfocapsa sulfexigens DSM 10523 includes these proteins:
- a CDS encoding carbamoyltransferase family protein encodes MMNILGISAYYHDSAAVLIRDGQIIAAAQEERFTRIKHDHDFPHNAIRYCLAEAGIEGEQLDAVTFYDKPILKFVRIMETYFSVAPRGLASFMKAMPLWTRQKLWIPYYIEKGLAGCGVSTKNIYFTQHHESHAASSFYPSPFDEAAVLTMDGVGEWATATIAVGRGNKIEMVKELCFPHSLGLLYSAITYFCGFRVNSGEYKLMGLAPYGSPKYVDRILENLLDLKEDGSFRLDMKYFGYMDGLRMTGPLMDVLLDGSPREPESPITTREMDIAASIQVVTEMIVLKMARYTREITGMKNLCLSGGVALNCVANGRLLREGIFDDIYIQPASGDAGGALGAALLTWYQINDQPRSSNNKDDSMQGSYLGPSFEDDEIEAYLRANNYVARKVEGKDWAREIAGYIANEKVVGLFQGRMEFGPRALGCRSIIGDARSTNMQSTMNLKIKYRESFRPFAPSCLEEKVGEYFDIDRPSPYMLIVADVRKERCLEVEGDNTVVFEEQINQLRSDIPAITHVDYSARIQTVSPKTNKPYYDIIKAFDELTGYGVIINTSFNVRGEPIVCTPEDAYRCFMRTEMDCLVLGSFLLEKSEQPEFVDNANWRNEYQLD; translated from the coding sequence TTGATGAATATTTTAGGTATCAGTGCATATTACCATGATTCGGCTGCTGTCTTGATTCGCGATGGTCAAATCATTGCTGCAGCTCAAGAGGAGCGGTTTACCAGGATTAAACATGATCATGATTTTCCCCATAATGCAATACGCTATTGTCTTGCAGAGGCAGGTATTGAAGGTGAGCAGCTTGATGCTGTGACTTTTTACGACAAGCCGATCCTGAAGTTTGTAAGGATTATGGAGACCTATTTTAGTGTAGCTCCCAGGGGACTGGCTTCTTTTATGAAGGCAATGCCACTCTGGACCAGGCAGAAATTATGGATCCCCTATTATATAGAAAAAGGCTTGGCAGGCTGTGGAGTCAGCACTAAAAATATTTACTTTACTCAACATCATGAATCACATGCTGCCTCTTCTTTTTATCCATCACCCTTTGATGAGGCTGCTGTTCTCACCATGGATGGAGTGGGGGAATGGGCCACGGCAACCATTGCCGTAGGTCGTGGTAATAAGATTGAGATGGTCAAGGAGCTCTGTTTTCCACATTCTCTGGGCTTGCTCTATTCAGCAATTACCTATTTCTGTGGATTTCGGGTCAACTCTGGAGAATATAAACTAATGGGATTAGCTCCCTATGGTTCTCCAAAATATGTGGATCGTATTCTTGAGAACCTTTTAGATCTCAAGGAGGATGGCTCCTTTCGCCTGGATATGAAATATTTTGGCTATATGGATGGATTACGGATGACTGGTCCATTGATGGATGTGCTTCTCGATGGTTCTCCCCGCGAACCTGAAAGTCCTATCACGACTCGAGAAATGGATATAGCGGCCTCTATCCAGGTGGTAACTGAGATGATAGTCCTGAAGATGGCTCGTTATACCCGTGAAATAACCGGTATGAAAAATCTGTGTCTTTCAGGAGGGGTTGCTTTGAACTGTGTTGCCAACGGGCGATTGCTTCGAGAGGGAATCTTTGATGATATCTATATTCAGCCAGCATCAGGTGACGCCGGTGGTGCTCTTGGAGCAGCATTGTTGACCTGGTATCAAATTAATGATCAGCCTCGTAGCAGTAATAATAAAGATGATTCGATGCAGGGATCCTATCTTGGACCCTCCTTTGAGGACGATGAAATCGAAGCCTACCTTAGGGCAAATAACTATGTGGCAAGAAAGGTTGAAGGAAAGGACTGGGCCCGTGAGATTGCCGGCTATATTGCAAATGAAAAAGTGGTAGGACTGTTTCAGGGAAGGATGGAATTTGGTCCACGCGCCCTTGGTTGCCGCTCTATTATAGGTGATGCCAGATCGACAAATATGCAGTCGACGATGAACCTCAAGATTAAATACAGGGAATCGTTCAGGCCGTTTGCTCCTTCATGTCTTGAGGAAAAGGTTGGAGAGTATTTCGATATTGACAGGCCATCTCCCTATATGCTTATTGTTGCCGATGTCAGAAAAGAACGCTGTCTGGAGGTTGAGGGTGACAATACGGTAGTGTTTGAGGAACAGATCAACCAGTTGCGATCCGATATCCCGGCTATAACGCATGTTGATTACTCTGCTCGTATTCAGACGGTTTCTCCAAAAACGAATAAGCCCTACTATGATATTATCAAGGCTTTCGATGAATTGACCGGCTATGGTGTGATAATTAATACATCCTTTAATGTCCGTGGTGAGCCCATTGTTTGTACTCCTGAGGATGCCTACCGATGCTTTATGCGGACTGAGATGGATTGCCTGGTTCTTGGATCTTTTCTGCTTGAAAAGTCCGAACAGCCTGAATTTGTAGATAATGCCAATTGGCGCAATGAGTATCAGCTTGATTAG
- a CDS encoding DUF5989 family protein: MHFIKHLFSLLGEVFQFAWKNKVWWIVPVVLVFLGIGLLIVVGETAAPFIYTLF, translated from the coding sequence ATGCATTTTATAAAACATTTGTTTTCCTTATTGGGTGAAGTATTTCAGTTTGCCTGGAAGAATAAGGTATGGTGGATAGTACCTGTAGTTCTGGTTTTTCTCGGTATTGGCCTCTTAATAGTTGTTGGTGAAACGGCTGCTCCGTTTATCTATACTCTGTTTTAA
- a CDS encoding acyltransferase family protein yields MQYRPDIDGLRSVAVLSVILFHINNSLVPGGFVGVDIFFVISGYLITTIIVGGISNNSFSLVRFYSRRVKRIFPALFLVLFFSLLFAVVTFEPTTYDKFFKELRYAALQISNFVFSREIGYFDAANETSPLLHTWSLGVEEQFYLIWPIFLLFLHRFCKNRIAQSLSVVSIISFIYSDHLASSAPQIAFYMLPSRAWELGIGGLLAVSMTSISKSRWLNNLISLLGVLLVLTSVCVINDSYTFPGKWALPPVIGAVLLIFSGASRNTVAYHVLSWKPFVFIGKISYSLYLWHWPIIVFYKELIAPDISLTAGIAILLLTVIMSLLSFFLVEKPCRYGVYPQVPQKIYTYISETTLLRKVAYVLIPVLLLPLAATSLLSGFNTIEENNELTSLEIEVELIKSNDPSKKEAITLYWTNSDGHFEKKAWSRHSYSPENVVKNNLYRFVFKLPDLSKVGTVRLDPLDHKGVVRVISVTLTEGIFNLRRSVEMSEVAANMSGEYHLQARYENDALLLETLGEDPQIILFQSISKTILENALIYLIFLSIFSLTVLSIMLFGSGNEELAAILTGSVIIILLLLSSARLQYSSHAKWRFLDDEQASFLLTETPMTELATFAKPDNQDVILIGDSHVGSFAWPVERWSREAGLSFGLFGLPACPPVFYDYKSNVKRKISSQYSACANSTNKILKDIIDNDTTQYVFIAIRHEFYMANPEKLFHPDTLKNLKGEDSVLGLFKDSIVYTIQALVDSGKNVVILGQVPVLEELPKTCLSRNVTLLAAFSKTNKSSCDMDKEKSDLRLQAGNELFLEIAEKSESVWFFESGKYLETIFADDGSIFYYDDNHLSHKGSVYIYPFIKGSLKQADNHGFGKTSW; encoded by the coding sequence GTGCAATATCGTCCTGACATCGATGGCTTACGGTCAGTTGCGGTACTCAGTGTAATACTCTTTCATATAAATAATAGTCTGGTGCCAGGCGGCTTTGTCGGGGTCGATATCTTTTTTGTTATCTCCGGGTACCTGATTACCACAATTATTGTTGGCGGCATTTCTAATAACAGTTTTTCCCTGGTCAGGTTTTATTCACGAAGGGTAAAACGCATTTTTCCTGCATTATTTTTGGTTTTGTTCTTTTCGTTACTCTTTGCCGTAGTGACCTTTGAACCAACAACCTATGATAAATTCTTTAAGGAATTGCGTTACGCAGCCCTGCAAATTTCAAATTTTGTTTTTTCCCGGGAGATTGGCTATTTTGATGCCGCCAACGAAACATCTCCATTACTGCATACCTGGTCCCTTGGTGTAGAAGAACAATTTTATCTGATTTGGCCAATATTCCTCCTCTTCCTGCACAGGTTCTGTAAGAACCGGATAGCACAGTCGCTATCAGTAGTTTCTATTATTTCATTTATCTACAGTGACCATCTGGCTTCCTCGGCACCGCAAATTGCCTTTTATATGCTGCCATCACGGGCATGGGAACTCGGGATTGGTGGTTTGCTGGCTGTGTCGATGACGTCAATTAGCAAATCCAGATGGCTTAATAATTTGATCTCATTGCTGGGAGTGCTGCTGGTTCTGACCTCTGTCTGTGTAATTAACGACAGCTACACCTTTCCTGGGAAATGGGCTCTTCCACCGGTTATTGGGGCAGTACTTCTGATCTTCAGTGGGGCTTCCCGTAATACGGTTGCATATCATGTTCTGTCGTGGAAACCATTTGTCTTTATAGGAAAAATATCTTACTCACTCTACCTCTGGCATTGGCCAATAATTGTTTTTTACAAAGAGTTGATTGCCCCAGATATCAGTTTGACAGCAGGCATAGCGATTCTGCTCCTAACTGTGATAATGTCCCTGTTGTCATTCTTTCTGGTTGAAAAGCCCTGTCGTTATGGGGTTTATCCTCAGGTTCCGCAAAAAATATATACATATATATCAGAGACCACATTGCTTCGAAAAGTTGCATATGTACTGATTCCGGTGCTTCTATTACCCTTGGCTGCCACATCATTACTGTCCGGTTTTAATACAATTGAAGAAAATAATGAACTTACTTCCCTTGAAATAGAGGTCGAACTGATAAAAAGTAATGACCCATCAAAAAAGGAGGCCATTACTCTCTACTGGACTAACAGTGACGGTCATTTCGAGAAGAAGGCCTGGTCGAGACATTCTTATAGTCCTGAAAATGTAGTTAAAAACAATTTATATCGTTTTGTTTTTAAACTGCCGGACCTGAGTAAGGTTGGCACTGTCAGGCTTGACCCCTTGGATCACAAGGGAGTTGTACGTGTTATCAGTGTCACCTTGACAGAGGGGATTTTCAATCTGCGTCGCAGTGTTGAAATGAGTGAGGTTGCGGCCAATATGTCTGGAGAATATCATCTACAGGCACGATATGAAAATGATGCTCTGTTGCTTGAAACCCTGGGGGAAGATCCTCAGATAATACTTTTCCAAAGTATTTCTAAAACCATTTTAGAAAATGCGCTCATATATTTGATCTTCTTAAGTATTTTTTCCTTAACCGTTCTTTCCATAATGCTTTTTGGTTCTGGGAATGAAGAGCTTGCTGCCATTCTCACGGGTAGCGTGATTATCATTCTACTCCTGTTGAGTTCTGCACGGTTACAATATTCCAGTCATGCAAAATGGCGTTTTCTTGATGATGAACAGGCCAGTTTTCTTCTGACAGAAACTCCCATGACAGAGCTGGCAACATTTGCCAAGCCTGATAATCAGGACGTTATTTTGATAGGGGATTCCCATGTCGGGAGTTTTGCATGGCCAGTGGAAAGGTGGAGCAGAGAGGCAGGACTTTCTTTTGGCTTGTTCGGACTTCCAGCGTGTCCTCCTGTTTTTTATGACTATAAGTCTAATGTGAAAAGAAAAATTAGCAGCCAATATTCTGCCTGTGCCAACTCTACCAATAAGATATTGAAGGATATAATAGACAATGACACTACACAATATGTTTTTATAGCTATCAGGCACGAGTTTTATATGGCAAATCCTGAGAAACTTTTTCACCCAGATACCCTTAAAAATCTAAAGGGAGAAGATTCTGTCCTTGGGTTGTTTAAGGATTCCATTGTATACACAATTCAGGCATTGGTTGATAGCGGGAAGAATGTGGTTATTCTCGGTCAAGTTCCAGTTTTGGAGGAACTCCCGAAGACTTGCCTGAGTCGAAATGTCACATTGCTTGCAGCATTTTCCAAAACAAATAAATCCTCCTGTGACATGGATAAGGAGAAGAGTGACTTGAGATTGCAAGCGGGCAATGAGCTCTTTTTGGAAATTGCGGAGAAGAGTGAAAGTGTATGGTTTTTTGAATCAGGCAAATATCTGGAGACTATATTTGCCGATGACGGATCGATATTCTATTACGATGACAATCATCTGAGTCATAAGGGCTCCGTGTATATATATCCTTTTATTAAGGGCTCTTTAAAACAAGCAGATAATCATGGTTTTGGTAAAACTTCCTGGTAG